A single genomic interval of Terriglobus albidus harbors:
- a CDS encoding biotin transporter BioY, producing MELRARLSPFVDAGTNTLTRSVVKVALGTLFLAASSWLAVPMFPVPITMQTYAVLVVGALFGARLGTITVLAWLAEAVIGLPVLAHGSAGVALFMGPTAGYLASFPVTAAFIGWLTDRKWINGVAANLGAMLAGNVINLGMGAAWLATLIGWNKAIAAGVMPFVIGALVKAGLATATVMAARRTFKPAA from the coding sequence ATGGAACTTCGCGCTCGTCTCTCTCCGTTCGTAGATGCCGGAACCAACACGCTGACCCGCTCTGTGGTGAAGGTCGCTCTGGGAACACTCTTCCTGGCGGCTTCGTCGTGGCTGGCTGTGCCCATGTTCCCGGTGCCGATCACCATGCAGACCTATGCGGTGCTGGTGGTGGGAGCTCTCTTCGGCGCGCGCCTGGGAACCATTACCGTGTTGGCGTGGCTGGCGGAAGCGGTCATCGGTCTGCCGGTGCTGGCGCATGGCTCGGCCGGTGTTGCCCTGTTCATGGGACCGACCGCCGGTTACCTGGCAAGCTTCCCGGTAACGGCCGCCTTTATCGGCTGGCTCACCGACCGTAAGTGGATCAATGGCGTTGCCGCCAATCTGGGCGCAATGCTGGCAGGCAATGTCATCAACCTGGGTATGGGAGCTGCATGGCTGGCGACCCTGATCGGCTGGAACAAGGCCATCGCCGCGGGCGTGATGCCCTTCGTGATCGGCGCTCTGGTAAAGGCCGGCCTGGCGACGGCAACTGTGATGGCGGCGCGGCGTACCTTCAAGCCCGCGGCCTAA
- a CDS encoding DUF1284 domain-containing protein: MIRLRPHHLLCMLTYKGEGYSPEFIANFDRLTRQLAASGEPVEIVSGPDDICAPLIAGGDCHCFNESVLERDQKAAQQLSRLLGEPVVPGAILELTGTRLAMLRTAFRNGDIRAACEECPWKQLCDGIAGSGFKGVKLA; the protein is encoded by the coding sequence ATGATTCGTCTGCGTCCGCATCATCTGTTGTGCATGCTGACGTATAAGGGCGAGGGCTACTCGCCGGAGTTTATTGCGAACTTCGACCGGCTTACCCGGCAGCTTGCTGCCAGTGGTGAGCCGGTCGAAATCGTCTCCGGCCCGGATGACATCTGCGCCCCTCTGATCGCCGGCGGCGACTGCCACTGCTTCAACGAAAGTGTGCTGGAACGCGACCAGAAAGCCGCACAGCAGCTCTCTCGCTTGCTGGGAGAGCCCGTAGTTCCGGGAGCCATCCTGGAGCTGACCGGCACCCGTCTGGCCATGCTACGTACTGCCTTCCGCAACGGAGACATTCGCGCAGCCTGCGAGGAATGCCCCTGGAAGCAGCTCTGTGATGGGATTGCCGGCAGTGGCTTCAAGGGAGTGAAGCTGGCCTGA
- a CDS encoding PadR family transcriptional regulator, producing the protein MNTILPTSEVAESLTLELRRGSLVLAVLAALQQEHYGYTLRKALAERGLEMEESTLYPLLRRLETQGLLTSEWREEDKRRKRFYRLSATGVTVFEKLLAEYAGLTSALERILNSSARILASSAVVTKE; encoded by the coding sequence ATGAACACTATTCTCCCCACTTCCGAGGTTGCCGAAAGCCTGACGCTGGAGCTGCGCCGCGGCTCTCTGGTCTTGGCCGTCCTGGCAGCGCTGCAACAGGAGCACTACGGCTACACCCTGCGCAAGGCACTGGCAGAGCGCGGGTTGGAGATGGAAGAGAGCACGCTGTATCCGCTGTTGCGGCGGCTGGAGACCCAGGGTTTGCTCACCAGCGAGTGGCGCGAGGAAGATAAACGCCGCAAGCGGTTCTATCGCCTGTCGGCCACTGGAGTCACCGTTTTCGAAAAGCTGCTGGCCGAGTACGCCGGGCTGACCTCTGCCCTGGAACGGATTCTTAATTCGTCCGCACGGATTCTTGCTTCATCTGCTGTTGTCACCAAGGAGTGA
- a CDS encoding NAD(P)H-dependent oxidoreductase, giving the protein MERIVIVVGHPRQNTLCEALAQAYAKGARSAGHEVELFVLSRISFDPILHNGFETVQPLEPDLAPVHDAMLKATRIVFLFPLWLGDMPALMKGFLERVFQPDLVEPSRKGRFPKLLKGKHARIIITMGMPGFVFRWWFGAHVLKLLKRNILALVGAGPVKATVFGNVAGVSEQGRGRWIQKAEALGRAAA; this is encoded by the coding sequence ATGGAACGCATTGTCATCGTCGTCGGTCATCCCCGCCAAAATACGCTTTGCGAGGCGTTGGCGCAGGCCTATGCCAAGGGTGCGAGGTCTGCGGGGCATGAGGTTGAGCTCTTTGTGCTGAGCCGGATCTCATTCGATCCCATCCTGCACAACGGCTTCGAAACAGTTCAACCGCTCGAGCCTGACCTGGCGCCGGTGCACGACGCCATGCTGAAGGCGACCCGCATCGTCTTCCTCTTTCCCCTGTGGCTTGGCGACATGCCCGCACTGATGAAGGGGTTTTTGGAACGTGTTTTCCAGCCGGATCTGGTGGAACCCTCACGAAAGGGCCGTTTTCCAAAGCTGCTCAAAGGCAAACATGCCCGCATCATCATCACCATGGGCATGCCGGGCTTCGTCTTCCGCTGGTGGTTTGGCGCACATGTCCTCAAGCTGCTGAAGCGCAACATTCTTGCGCTCGTGGGTGCGGGGCCTGTGAAGGCAACTGTTTTCGGCAACGTAGCGGGCGTTAGCGAACAGGGCCGGGGACGCTGGATTCAGAAGGCGGAAGCCCTAGGACGCGCTGCTGCATAG